The following are encoded together in the Xanthomonas sacchari genome:
- a CDS encoding YkgJ family cysteine cluster protein translates to MSHPCLTCGACCAYFRVSFHWSEADPALGGRVPFELTEPLRTHERVMRGTSQAQPRCIALDADIGRYSRCSIHERRPSVCAAVPASLEFGERSAQCDKSRLAHGLPLLTAADWDGVVERNLPDA, encoded by the coding sequence ATGTCCCATCCCTGCCTCACCTGCGGCGCCTGCTGCGCCTACTTCCGCGTCAGTTTCCACTGGAGCGAAGCCGATCCCGCGCTGGGCGGCAGGGTCCCGTTCGAACTGACCGAGCCGCTGCGCACCCATGAGCGGGTGATGCGCGGCACCTCGCAGGCGCAGCCGCGCTGCATCGCCCTAGACGCCGACATCGGCCGCTACAGCCGCTGCAGCATCCACGAGCGGCGGCCATCGGTGTGCGCGGCGGTGCCGGCCTCGCTGGAATTCGGCGAACGCAGCGCGCAATGCGACAAATCTCGGCTGGCGCATGGGCTGCCGTTGTTGACCGCGGCCGACTGGGACGGGGTGGTCGAACGCAACTTGCCGGACGCCTAA
- the oleC gene encoding olefin beta-lactone synthetase has translation MTTTCNIAATLPRLARERPDQIAMRCPGRPGAGGMAAYDVTLSYAQLDARSDAIAAGLGSYGIGRGTRTVVMVRPSPEFFLLMFALFKAGAVPVLVDPGIDRRALKQCLDEAQPEAFIGIPLAQLARRLLGWARSAKRIVTVGRRWAWGGTTLARIERAGQGAGSQLADTDADDVAAILFTSGSTGVPKGVVYRHRHFVGQIELMRNAFDMLPGGIDLPTFPPFALFDPALGLTSVIPDMDPTRPAKVDPRKLHDAMQRFGVTQLFGSPALMRVLADYGKPLPNVRCATSAGAPVPPGVVARIRSLLPEDGRFWTPYGATECLPVAVIEGRELQDTRAATERGAGTCIGTVVPPNQVRIIAIDDAAIPEWSGVREVPTGTVGEITVAGPTATDTYFNRDAATRLAKIRERLDDGSERIVHRMGDVGYFDAQGRLWFCGRKTQRVETAQGPLYTEQVEPIFNALPGIGRTALVGIGEPGQQRPVLCYELDSMAWMASQLELDELLAQLRATAAAHPHTAGIVDFLGHPGFPVDIRHNAKIGREKLALWAAEKLH, from the coding sequence ATGACCACGACCTGCAACATCGCGGCCACGCTGCCGCGGCTGGCGCGCGAGCGCCCGGACCAGATCGCCATGCGCTGCCCCGGCCGGCCCGGCGCCGGCGGCATGGCCGCCTACGACGTGACCCTGAGCTACGCGCAGCTGGACGCACGCAGCGATGCCATCGCCGCCGGCCTGGGCAGCTATGGCATCGGCCGCGGCACCCGCACCGTGGTGATGGTGCGGCCGTCGCCGGAGTTCTTCCTGCTGATGTTCGCGCTGTTCAAGGCCGGCGCGGTGCCGGTGCTGGTCGATCCGGGCATCGACCGCCGCGCGCTCAAGCAATGCCTGGACGAGGCGCAGCCGGAGGCCTTCATCGGCATTCCGCTGGCGCAGCTGGCGCGGCGTCTGCTCGGCTGGGCACGCTCGGCGAAACGGATCGTCACCGTCGGCCGGCGCTGGGCCTGGGGCGGGACCACGCTGGCGCGAATCGAGCGCGCCGGCCAGGGCGCCGGCAGCCAGCTGGCCGACACGGATGCGGACGACGTTGCCGCGATCCTGTTCACCAGCGGCTCCACCGGCGTGCCCAAGGGCGTGGTCTACCGGCACCGGCATTTCGTCGGCCAGATCGAGCTGATGCGCAATGCCTTCGACATGCTGCCCGGCGGGATCGACCTGCCGACCTTCCCGCCGTTCGCGCTGTTCGACCCGGCGCTGGGGCTGACCTCGGTGATCCCGGACATGGATCCGACGCGTCCGGCCAAGGTCGATCCGCGCAAGCTGCACGATGCGATGCAGCGCTTCGGCGTGACCCAGCTGTTCGGCTCGCCCGCCTTGATGCGGGTGCTGGCCGACTACGGCAAGCCGTTGCCCAACGTGCGCTGCGCCACCTCGGCCGGCGCGCCGGTGCCGCCGGGCGTGGTGGCGCGGATCCGCAGTCTGCTGCCGGAGGACGGACGCTTCTGGACGCCCTACGGCGCCACCGAATGCCTGCCGGTGGCGGTGATCGAGGGCCGCGAGCTGCAGGACACACGCGCGGCCACCGAGCGCGGCGCCGGTACCTGCATCGGCACGGTGGTGCCGCCCAACCAGGTGCGCATCATCGCCATCGACGACGCGGCGATTCCCGAGTGGAGCGGCGTGCGCGAAGTGCCCACGGGCACGGTCGGCGAGATCACCGTGGCCGGCCCGACCGCCACCGACACCTATTTCAACCGCGACGCGGCCACGCGCCTGGCCAAGATCCGCGAACGCCTGGACGATGGCAGCGAACGCATCGTGCACCGCATGGGCGATGTCGGCTATTTCGATGCGCAGGGTCGCCTTTGGTTCTGCGGGCGCAAGACCCAGCGCGTGGAAACGGCGCAGGGGCCGCTGTACACCGAACAGGTGGAGCCGATCTTCAACGCACTGCCGGGCATCGGCCGCACCGCCCTGGTCGGCATCGGCGAGCCGGGGCAGCAACGCCCGGTGCTGTGCTACGAGTTGGACAGCATGGCCTGGATGGCGAGCCAACTGGAACTGGACGAACTGCTCGCGCAACTGCGCGCCACCGCCGCTGCGCATCCGCACACGGCCGGCATCGTCGACTTCCTTGGCCATCCGGGGTTCCCGGTCGACATCCGCCACAACGCCAAGATCGGCCGCGAGAAGCTGGCGCTGTGGGCCGCGGAAAAGCTGCACTGA